A single genomic interval of Cucumis sativus cultivar 9930 chromosome 7, Cucumber_9930_V3, whole genome shotgun sequence harbors:
- the LOC101222305 gene encoding laccase-14, with the protein MNLRGSSIGFITNLSWLLPFYLLLLVPFAAAKTHHYNFEVKLSPFTKLCSSKKILTVNGEFPGPTLEAHRGDKIIVYVINHTKYNITFHWHGVRQIRNPWHDGPEYITQCPIQAGKSFTYQIQLTTEEGTMWWHAHSGWARATAHGLLIVRPRPSASYPFPKPYAQIPIVIGEWWKEDVMEIPKNANRSGGEPLLSNAYTINGQPGYLYPCSKQETFEFTMEQGKTYLLRIVSAVMDEELFFGIAKHKMTLVGKDGIYTKQFKTDYIMITPGQSMDILITANQSPGMYIMATRSYSSAFGAGFDNTTATAILKYSTITSPNPPNPFFPHLPPYDRTEAATDFTKRLRSLTTVDVSLEVDTRLFFTLSVNLMDCSNEDKPCAGPFGKRFAASINNVSFVTPSVSLLEAYHNKIGGVFTTDFPGNPPRKFNYTGENLPEKLLPTSFGTKVMVLEYNASVELILQGTNVLASDNHPVHLHGYSFYVVGWGFGNFDPKTDPKRYNLVDPPEETTVGVPKNGWVAIRFKANNPGMWLMHCHIERHQVWGMTMVFLVKDGLAPHQQILHSPHDLPSC; encoded by the exons atgaacTTAAGAGGTTCTTCCATTGGCTTCATCACAAACCTCTCATGGCTACTGCCTTTCTACCTTCTCCTTTTGGTTCCATTTGCAGCAGCCAAAACCCATCATTATAACTTTGAG GTGAAGTTATCACCATTCACCAAGCTTTGCAGCTCCAAGAAAATTTTGACAGTGAATGGAGAGTTTCCAGGGCCAACATTGGAAGCTCATAGAGGAGATAAAATCATTGTCTATGTGATTAACcacacaaaatataatatcacTTTTCATTG GCATGGTGTAAGACAAATCAGAAATCCATGGCATGATGGTCCAGAATACATAACACAGTGCCCAATTCAAGCGGGAAAAAGCTTCACTTACCAAATTCAACTTACCACTGAAGAAGGAACCATGTGGTGGCATGCTCATAGTGGCTGGGCTCGGGCCACTGCCCATGGCCTTCTCATTGTTCGTCCACGCCCATCAGCTTCATATCCCTTTCCTAAACCATACGCACAGATCCCTATTGTAATTG gtgAGTGGTGGAAGGAAGATGTAATGGAAATACCAAAGAATGCAAATAGAAGTGGTGGAGAACCATTACTTTCAAATGCATACACTATCAATGGCCAACCAGGATATCTTTATCCATGTTCTAAACAAG AAACATTTGAGTTCACAATGGAGCAGGGAAAAACCTATCTTCTCCGAATCGTCAGCGCGGTTATGGACGAAGAACTCTTTTTCGGAATCGCAAAGCACAAAATGACATTAGTTGGGAAAGATGGAATCTACACGAAACAATTTAAAACAGATTATATTATGATTACACCAGGCCAATCAATGGACATACTAATCACTGCTAATCAATCCCCAGGAATGTATATTATGGCTACAAGATCCTACTCGAGTGCTTTTGGTGCTGGCTTTGATAACACCACAGCCACAGCCATTCTTAAGTACTCAACAATAACATCACCAAATCCCCCAAATCCCTTTTTTCCACACTTACCTCCCTATGATAGAACCGAAGCAGCAACGGATTTCACCAAACGTCTACGAAGCTTGACGACAGTAGATGTTTCTTTAGAAGTTGATACTCGTTTGTTTTTCACTTTATCTGTTAACCTAATGGATTGCTCTAACGAAGATAAGCCTTGTGCTGGGCCATTTGGGAAGAGATTTGCTGCAAGCATCAACAATGTGAGCTTTGTGACACCATCAGTTTCTTTACTTGAAGCTTACCACAACAAAATTGGTGGCGTGTTTACGACAGATTTCCCCGGAAACCCACCAAGAAAATTCAACTATACCGGCGAGAATCTACCGGAAAAGTTGTTGCCTACTTCTTTTGGGACTAAGGTAATGGTTTTGGAGTATAATGCTAGTGTGGAGCTGATTTTGCAGGGTACTAATGTGCTTGCAAGTGATAATCATCCTGTTCATTTGCATGGCTATAGCTTTTACGTTGTAGGATGGGGATTTGGGAACTTTGACCCGAAAACTGATCCGAAACGGTATAATCTCGTCGACCCACCAGAGGAGACGACAGTTGGAGTTCCTAAAAATGGCTGGGTTGCTATCAGATTCAAGGCAAATAACCCAG GAATGTGGTTGATGCATTGCCATATAGAGCGTCACCAAGTATGGGGCATGACCATGGTGTTCTTAGTGAAAGATGGACTTGCTCCTCATCAACAAATTCTCCATTCTCCACATGATTTGCCTTCATGCTAG
- the LOC101222544 gene encoding nucleolar protein 10 → MAYEGGNLKSTSINGVKLYTVASEQRSVASWLNPKKLRALRKDKDYTSRVDLVQDLRFDIATSKIKATPDGEFLIASGIYPPQVKVYELRELSLKFKRHFDSEIIDFQILDDDYSKLAFMCADRSIVLHAKYGKHHSLRIPRMGRNIEFDYWSADLLCAASSPDLYRISLQQGRFLPPLNTESPAINVVSRSKLHGIIACGGVDGAVECFDTRTKLSSIGRIDAVAPAGDKDQEVTALAFDDIGGFQMAVGSSSGKVLIYDLRSSDPIRIKDHMYDSPILDIKWHSTLNSEKPKMITTDKHVVRIWDPDTGEGMTSIEPTLGPINDTCVFKDSGLMLLALNSSQIPSYFLPALGPAPKWCSYLENLTEELEENAQPTIYDDFKFVTKEELGRLNLTNLIGTNLLRAYLHGFFIDYRLYKKAKALVDPFAYDAYIEQRKKEKLDEERANRITVKRKLPKVNRRLANQILEEEEAETEKKEEDVNKTKKASKKKKALSSEIFQDERFTNMFKNENFEIDELSQEYLALHPMASTKQPSLMEEHFQPVLEDSDENLSNSDASVELDSEDEPSNDKHKRARVPKLYEVKDERHAEAFWNRVSLAKEDRLTMEEKIAAIGDNKQDSGILNEVKSGPGGSREISFKPRSSARYKEDDDDEGPRKKNWRSNEFSGPHANKSGSRGQMRPGRGRGGNSRGGNSRGGNSRGRGGNSRGRRGRR, encoded by the exons ATGGCCTACGAAGGAGGCAACCTCAAGTCTACCTCCATTAATGGGGTGAAATTGTACACCGTTGCTTCCGAACAACGGTCTGTTGCTAGTTGGCTCAATCCTAAAAAGCTGCGTGCTCTTCGCAAAGACAAAG aTTATACATCAAGGGTGGACTTAGTCCAGGATTTGAGGTTTGACATCGCaacaagtaaaataaaagcaaCCCCCGACGGAGAGTTTCTAATAGCATCAG GTATCTATCCACCACAAGTTAAAGTATATGAGTTGAGGGAATTGTCGTTGAAGTTCAAAAGGCACTTTGATTCTGAGATAATTGACTTCCAG ATACTGGATGATGACTACTCGAAGCTAGCATTTATGTGTGCTGATCGTTCTATTGTTCTTCATGCTAAATATGGAAAACATCACAGTTTACGGATACCAAG GATGGGGAGgaatattgaatttgattacTGGTCTGCTGATTTGCTTTGTGCTGCATCCTCTCCAGATTTGTACAGAATTAGTTTGCAACAg GGACGGTTTCTTCCACCTCTTAATACCGAATCACCAGCAATAAATGTGGTTTCTCGAAG CAAACTTCATGGGATCATTGCTTGTGGAGGAGTTGATGGAGCTGTAGAATGTTTCGACACCAGAACAAAGTTATCTTCAATCGGTAGAATTGATGCTGTTGCTCCTGCAGGAGATAAGGATCAG gAGGTCACTGCATTAGCATTTGATGATATTGGTGGATTCCAAATGGCTGTTGGCAGTAGCTCAGGGAAG GTTTTGATCTATGATTTACGTTCATCAGATCCTATTCGAATTAAAGACCACAT GTACGACAGTCCAATTCTGGACATTAAGTGGCATAGCACTCTTAATTctgaaaaaccaaaaatgatTACCACTGACAAGCACGTTGTTAGAATTTGGGACCCAGATACC GGAGAAGGAATGACCAGTATCGAGCCCACACTTGGACCAATAAATGATACATGTGTATTCAAAGACAGTGGATTGATGTTACTAGCTTTGAATTCAAGTCAAATACCTTCTTACTTTCTGCCTGCGCTGGGACCTGCACCAAAGTGGTGCTCTTATTTGGAGAATTTGACG GAGGAATTGGAGGAGAATGCACAGCCAACAATCTATGATGATTTCAAGTTCGTAACGAAAGAAGAACTTGGGAGGCTAAATTTGACAAACCTGATTGGAACAAATCTGCTAAGAGCTTACCTTCATGGCTTCTTTATTGATTATCGCCTGtataaaaag GCTAAAGCGCTGGTGGATCCTTTTGCATATGATGCTTACATAgaacaaaggaaaaaggagaaaCTAGATGAGGAGCGTGCGAACCGAATTACG gtGAAAAGGAAATTACCCAAAGTCAACAGGCGCCTTGCAAATCAAATCCTTGAAGAGGAAGAAGCTGAAAcggaaaagaaggaagaagatgtCAATAAGACCAAGAAGGcatcaaagaagaagaaagcgCTCAGTAGCGAAATCTTTCAAGATGAACGTTTTAcgaatatgtttaaaaatgaG AACTTTGAGATCGATGAGCTTTCACAAGAGTATCTTGCGCTGCATCCAATGGCTTCTACAAAGCAGCCATCTTTGATGGAAGAGCATTTTCAACCTGTCTTGGAGGACAGTGATGAAAACTTGAGTAATTCTGATGCCTCAGTTGAATTAGATTCTGAAGATGAACCCAGCAACGATAAACATAAGAGAGCACGAGTTCCGAA ATTGTATGAGGTCAAGGATGAACGGCATGCCGAGGCGTTCTGGAACCGTGTATCACTTGCTAAGGAGGACAGACTCACTATGGAGGAGAAGATTGCTGCTATTGGAGACAACAAGCAAGATTCTGGAATTCTAAACGAAGTTAAATCAGGACCAGGAGGGTCACGAGAGATCTCCTTTAAGCCAAGAAGCTCAGCCAGGTATAAGGAAGACGACGACGATGAAGGCCCACGTAAGAAGAATTGGAGGAGCAATGAATTTTCAGGTCCACATGCCAATAAATCAGGTTCTCGAGGTCAAATGAGACCTGGAAGAGGCCGAGGTGGAAACAGCAGAGGTGGAAACAGCAGAGGTGGAAATAGCAGAGGTAGGGGTGGAAATAGCAGAGGTAGAAGAGGCCGCCGGTGA
- the LOC101222782 gene encoding 7-deoxyloganetin glucosyltransferase codes for MLNLAKLFHHKGFHITFVNTEYNHRCLLRTRGPNSLDGLPDFHFRAIPDGLPSCDSKATQGRNIPSLFYSTSRNCLAPLCSVISEINSSGGVIPPVSCIVGDGLMTFTVFAARQFGIPIATFWTASACGCLGYMQYAKLVEHGLLPFKDDNFMTNGDLETTIEWIPPVQKEISLKYIPSSIRTTDKNNPVLNFFIQQFEILPKANVIIMNTFDSLEHQVLEALSSRLPPIYPIGPINLLVAESIQDAKLKDIGLDLWDVQSECMKWLDSQQPNSVVYVSFGSVNVMSPQHLVEFAWGLANSEKPFLWIVRPNLVGGETISLPAEFAAETEGRGMFVKWCNQEEVLKHPSVGGFLTHSGWNSTMESIVGGVAMLSWPCFAEQPMNSYYCKTEWGNGLEIGSDVKREEVEKLVRVLMGDGEKGEDIRRNAREWKTKAEEACKFGGSSSTNLDRLISEMLIEINSHAKVSF; via the exons ATGCTAAACCTTGCAAAACTCTTTCACCACAAAGGCTTCCACATAACGTTTGTCAACACAGAATACAACCATAGATGTCTCCTTAGAACTCGAGGTCCCAACTCTTTGGATGGCTTGCCTGACTTTCACTTCAGAGCCATTCCCGATGGACTCCCATCGTGCGATAGTAAGGCTACCCAAGGACGAAATATTCCTTCACTCTTCTATTCCACCTCCCGCAATTGCTTAGCCCCACTCTGCAGTGTCATTTCGGAGATCAACTCGAGTGGTGGCGTTATTCCACCGGTCTCGTGCATTGTTGGCGATGGGCTCATGACTTTCACCGTGTTTGCTGCCCGTCAATTTGGGATTCCCATTGCTACGTTTTGGACTGCTAGTGCTTGTGGGTGCCTTGGATATATGCAGTATGCAAAACTTGTTGAACATGGCTTGCTGCCTTTTAAAG ATGATAACTTCATGACAAATGGAGATTTAGAAACAACAATTGAATGGATCCCACCAGtgcaaaaagaaattagtttgaaatataTCCCAAGCTCCATTAGAACAACCGACAAAAACAACCCAGTACTCAACTTTTTCATCCAACAATTTGAAATACTCCCCAAAGCCaatgtaataataatgaacACATTTGATTCTTTAGAACACCAAGTTTTGGAAGCACTTTCCTCAAGGCTCCCTCCCATTTACCCAATTGGTCCAATCAACTTATTAGTTGCTGAGTCAATCCAAGATGCGAAACTCAAGGACATCGGTTTAGATCTATGGGACGTGCAATCAGAATGCATGAAATGGCTTGATTCACAACAACCCAACTCAGTAGTTTACGTCAGCTTTGGAAGTGTAAATGTGATGTCCCCTCAACACTTGGTTGAATTTGCGTGGGGACTTGCCAACAGTGAGAAGCCATTCTTGTGGATCGTAAGGCCTAATCTAGTGGGAGGAGAGACAATATCGTTGCCGGCGGAGTTTGCAGCGGAGACGGAAGGAAGAGGAATGTTTGTGAAGTGGTGCAATCAAGAAGAGGTTTTGAAGCATCCTTCGGTTGGAGGGTTTTTGACGCACAGTGGATGGAACTCGACGATGGAGAGTATTGTGGGAGGAGTGGCGATGTTATCGTGGCCGTGCTTTGCAGAACAACCTATGAACAGTTATTATTGTAAGACAGAGTGGGGGAATGGGTTGGAGATTGGGAGTGATGTGAAGAGGGAGGAAGTGGAGAAGCTTGTGAGAGTTTTGATGGGAGATGGAGAAAAGGGTGAAGACATCAGAAGAAATGCGAGAGAGTGGAAGACAAAGGCTGAAGAGGCTTGTAAGTTTGGTGGGTCATCATCTACAAATTTGGATCGACTCATTTCTGAAATGCTTATAGAGATTAATTCCCATGCAAAAGTAAGTTTCTAA
- the LOC116401660 gene encoding 7-deoxyloganetin glucosyltransferase-like produces the protein MGSLTKVDQGKQQPHAVLFPYPSQGHISPMLKLAKLFHHKGFHITFVNTEYNHRRLLRSRGPNSLDGLPDFHFRAIPDGLPPSDGNSTQHVPSLCYSASRNCLAPLCSLISEINSSGTVPPVSCIIGDGVMTC, from the coding sequence atgggttCTCTTACCAAAGTAGACCAAGGAAAACAGCAACCTCATGCAGTGCTCTTCCCATACCCATCTCAAGGCCACATAAGTCCCATGCTAAAGCTTGCAAAACTCTTTCACCACAAAGGCTTTCACATAACGTTTGTCAATACAGAATACAACCATAGACGTCTCCTCAGATCCCGAGGTCCCAACTCTTTGGATGGCTTGCCTGACTTTCATTTTAGAGCCATTCCCGACGGCCTCCCACCGTCCGACGGCAACTCCACCCAACATGTTCCTTCACTCTGCTATTCCGCTTCCCGCAATTGTTTGGCTCCACTCTGTAGTCTCATTTCGGAGATCAACTCGAGTGGCACTGTTCCACCAGTTTCCTGTATTATTGGCGATGGGGTCATGActtgttag